The Mucilaginibacter rubeus genomic interval GCAAGGTCATTATCGGCCACGTGGGCAAAAGGCGTAGGCCTGCCGGCAGTAGTACCTTCGGTATGGTCAGAAAGCATACGTACGGTATTAAGACGTGGCACCGCGTTATTGTGCATTAATGAATCAAAATCATGTTCCCAGGCACTGTAACGCAGGGTATCAGGATCGCGCAAATCGCGGGTTGGATATGCTTTAGTAAAATGGTCTTTTAGCACAGGTATCTGCGGAGTATTATCGGCATTAATAAACTCACCATAAGTGCGGTAACTTACGTTAAAACGATTGGCCTGATCCCAGATGTACAATTTATTTTTAGCTGTAAGACCAACAGCCCCCGGACCACGGTTACCATAACTGGTTGGCCAGTTTTTTTCCATATAGTCGGTAGCATAAGCACCCAGGCTCCAGTTATGCCCGTCGGCACTAACTTCTCCATCTACATAAAAATTATCCAGCAATACAAAATTTTCGGCAAGGGCATGGTGGTTAGGCGTTACGCGTTTTCCGAATAACAGCAAGCTTGTATCGCCGTTGCCTTTAGGCATGTCAGATAATACCTGGTCATACGTCCGGTTTTCCTGGATGATGTAAAATACATATTTGATAGGTGATGCGGCTCCAACTTTTGCCGGTATGGGGTTGCCGGCTTCGCCATCTGCACCTGTTTCCTGCTCACGATGATAAGGTGTATTATGAACTACGGCTTGCGAGTAAACAGAAAGCTCTTTTTCTGTTGGTGCTGGAATGATGCTCAGGGTGCCCATCAACAAACCGCCACCTATATATTCGGTACGAGACGGACGAAAAGGGTCGCCGCCGTGCAGTACAACCGTTTGGTTTTTTGCAGCTGGATTTGGCCCATGCGGATTTGGCAATGATGAAAAACCTTTTGCATTAGCTACATACAACTTGTCATCTATAACGCGTACAACGCTTGGATACCAGCCTGTTGGCACAAAACCGCGCGACTGGCTTGACCCCGGCTTTGTTACATCAAATACTGCAAGGCAATTATTATCGGCATTGGCAATGTATAAAGCTTTGCCGTCCTTGCTTAGCGCCACAGAGTTGCTGGTAGTTCCGCTTAATGGTGTAGGCGACACTGCCGTGTTTAAAGTTTCAAGTACTTTAGCCTTGCGCGTATCAATTACAGATACGGTATTGTCATTGGCGTTGGCTACGTATAGGTATTTTCCGTTCCGGGATACACACAGATCATTAGGGTTATCGCCAACTGCAATGGGATCAAGCAGTTTATTTTCTTTGGTATCAAATATGGCTACTTTATCGCCTCCCCAAAGACTGATGTACAGCTTTGACATATCTGGCGATAGCAGACAGGTATAAGCTTCGGTGCCCAGTTTAATCTGCTGACGAATGCTTTTTGTTTTAAGATTGATAAGATACAGGCTGTTATCCAGCTTGGTAACCACATACAAAATACCGCGCTTATCATCAAGCGCCAAACCCGTAGGAGAAATAGATGCAGAGTTTGGCTTTTTGCTCCAGGCTTCGCCCAGCTTGATAGTATCGGCGGCTATCAGTTTATCGTTATTAATGGCATAGCGAACAATCCAGTTATTATCGCCTCCCGATGCATAAAGCGACCGCTCATCGGCACTGAACACCAGGCCGCCCCAGGCTTTGCTAATCAATACTTTATCAAGTTCGCGATCTGTATGGGCATCCAACAACTGGATGGTTTGCACGCTTTGTCCGTTATTGGTAACGGCGGCGTAATGGTGGCTTTTACTTATGGCGATATTTAATGGCAAATCGCCCAGGGGCAGGCTTTTACCAACCGGCGTTAACGACCACCCGTTAGGCAGTTTTACCCTTTTGCTTTCAATAGTGGCGAGATCTTGTGCATGCACAAATTTATTACAAGTAAGCAACAGAAATGCCAGGCAAAGAATTTTATTCGATAGAGTTTTCATGAGAAAATTGTTTTTCAATTGCCTCGCCCTCAAAAATTCCAGACTACTACTCAGATCTGGCAGCATAAAACAACTGATGCGCCGGTAAAAGTAGCCCATCAGTGTTAATATACTATTAAGTCAAGGAACAGATGATCACTCCTATTGTAACAAATTAGTACCTGTTATTATTTCAAGGTCAAGGCCTCGCCTTCAAAAACAATCCCCGCCCAGCCATGAGCAATAAACTGACGAATGTTTTGATGGTCTGTAGCATTTGGAGTGGCTAATACAGCCTTGTAGTGTTCTGCAAATAAGTAAAGGGTATCTTTTGCAGATAGTTCATTAAGTTGGGCAAAAGTAAAAACCTTCGCGCTACCCTGGTTTTGCGTGGCTTCGTTATAAGCCTCGCCGTTTTTAAATGCTGTTGGCCGATGTGTATAATAAGTTTCTATAAACGCGATAACTTCATTAAATGGAACAGTGCCTTGTTTTAAAGCATTAAGCAGATCTGAGAGTTGTTCTTTCATCCTTTGTATTTTTTGCGAAAATAGAATTTAAAAACTGTTATCTGCACAATACCGAAGCTTTATACTATAACATAAGTCCCGTTATGCTACAGGGCAAACGCATCTTTAATTTTTTTATCATAAAAGATTAAAGCAATAAATCCCCCTTGTCGTTTAAAACCGTTAAGGCCATTTCTTTTCAAACTTCCAGGCGTCTAAGCCCAAACTGTAATTTCCTTTTTTTGTTAGCGATGAACAAACTAACTTTATAGACGCCGGACTTTTAATGTCCGCATTATTCAGGCCTTTAATTTCAAATGACTTGTTATTGGCATAAGCAATCTGTAACCTGCCATTAGCCATTTTTAAGGTAATTGGTTGCCAATTGTCTGTCAGGGACATTAAGCTATCATATTTAAATGTGTAAATAGCTGTTCCGTTTACCACTAAACTTACATCACCACGGTAATAGGCCGATATTAAAAACACCTTAGCAATTACTTTTTTGTTCTTGTCCAACACCTGGAGATGAACGCCATTTTTTTCATCAAAAGTATAGCTGGGCCCAACGTTAACACAACTTTGGGTAAAATCAATAATGCCCGATAATGTCCAGGAAAATAAATTAGATTGCTGATTAAAATCCCGATTTAAAATCGCCTGCTTATTTTGCTGGCTATATTCGATGTAAATATCAGGATTGATTTTACGGTAGGTTTTGACATTGGTATGTACAGTCCACCATTGCGTATACTTACTTGTATTATCATCCCGTGCCGGGTTCCTCGTCCATCCGTACTTGTTATTTTCAAGAACACTGTTAAACGGAAGCTTCTCCATCAATTGAATAGCCGATGAAGTTACAGGCTTTTCTGCGACGAGGGCTTTAGCAGTTAAATCAATCGGGATTATTTGTTCTTTTATGGTTGATAAGCCATCGATTTTCCAACGATGAACGCCCCCGTGAACGCTTTCATCATTATGGTATAGATAAGTATCGCCGTTGGGCAATTTTACCACCGAGGCTG includes:
- a CDS encoding bifunctional YncE family protein/alkaline phosphatase family protein gives rise to the protein MKTLSNKILCLAFLLLTCNKFVHAQDLATIESKRVKLPNGWSLTPVGKSLPLGDLPLNIAISKSHHYAAVTNNGQSVQTIQLLDAHTDRELDKVLISKAWGGLVFSADERSLYASGGDNNWIVRYAINNDKLIAADTIKLGEAWSKKPNSASISPTGLALDDKRGILYVVTKLDNSLYLINLKTKSIRQQIKLGTEAYTCLLSPDMSKLYISLWGGDKVAIFDTKENKLLDPIAVGDNPNDLCVSRNGKYLYVANANDNTVSVIDTRKAKVLETLNTAVSPTPLSGTTSNSVALSKDGKALYIANADNNCLAVFDVTKPGSSQSRGFVPTGWYPSVVRVIDDKLYVANAKGFSSLPNPHGPNPAAKNQTVVLHGGDPFRPSRTEYIGGGLLMGTLSIIPAPTEKELSVYSQAVVHNTPYHREQETGADGEAGNPIPAKVGAASPIKYVFYIIQENRTYDQVLSDMPKGNGDTSLLLFGKRVTPNHHALAENFVLLDNFYVDGEVSADGHNWSLGAYATDYMEKNWPTSYGNRGPGAVGLTAKNKLYIWDQANRFNVSYRTYGEFINADNTPQIPVLKDHFTKAYPTRDLRDPDTLRYSAWEHDFDSLMHNNAVPRLNTVRMLSDHTEGTTAGRPTPFAHVADNDLAVGKLVEHISKSPIWENSVIFILEDDAQNGPDHVDAHRSPAYIAGGFVKRNFVDHTMYSTSSVLRTIELILGLPPMTQYDASANAMWRCFDKKSDATPFKSFPSNINLNELNPKGTKLAAMAKGLDFTGVDRVPDEIMNTMIWKAIKGEYAPVPTPVRAAFVKAVQKADDDD
- a CDS encoding HopJ type III effector protein; amino-acid sequence: MKEQLSDLLNALKQGTVPFNEVIAFIETYYTHRPTAFKNGEAYNEATQNQGSAKVFTFAQLNELSAKDTLYLFAEHYKAVLATPNATDHQNIRQFIAHGWAGIVFEGEALTLK